One genomic window of Candidatus Kuenenia stuttgartiensis includes the following:
- the mtnA gene encoding S-methyl-5-thioribose-1-phosphate isomerase, whose amino-acid sequence MPLPTIEWEGNIEGRVRLIDQTLLPAEIKYIYCEDLKSIWRAIKTLMVRGAPAIGIAAVTGVLLGIKDIRTDDTEAFFKELKNVTNYLGSSRPTAVNLFWGLSRMERVAWENRDKPVHTIKEILLREAINVQNEDKSICRQIGENGAKFIKDGDGVLTHCNAGGLATADYGTALAVMFKAKENGKKFKVYADETRPLLQGARLTTWELMHAGIDVTLICDNMAAHVMKLGKIQCVIVGADRIAANGDAANKIGTYGVSILAKEHGIPFYVAAPVSTFDLNITSGDEIPIEERSSEEVTCGFGKRTAPEGVKVFNPAFDVTPAKNITAIITEKGVIEKPSTENVQKILGK is encoded by the coding sequence ATGCCGTTACCAACCATAGAGTGGGAAGGGAATATAGAAGGCCGTGTTCGATTGATCGACCAGACCCTTTTGCCTGCTGAAATAAAGTATATATATTGTGAAGACTTAAAGAGTATTTGGCGCGCAATTAAAACACTCATGGTACGAGGAGCGCCGGCAATTGGCATCGCAGCGGTTACCGGCGTGTTATTAGGAATTAAAGATATTCGCACCGATGATACAGAGGCTTTTTTTAAAGAACTAAAGAATGTTACAAACTATCTTGGTTCCTCACGGCCTACGGCGGTAAATCTTTTCTGGGGGCTTTCCAGAATGGAACGTGTTGCATGGGAAAACCGTGATAAACCGGTCCATACAATCAAAGAAATCCTCTTGCGGGAAGCAATCAATGTTCAAAATGAAGACAAATCTATTTGCAGGCAAATAGGGGAAAACGGAGCGAAGTTTATTAAAGACGGTGATGGCGTTCTTACACATTGCAATGCGGGCGGACTTGCCACTGCGGATTACGGCACCGCGCTGGCAGTTATGTTTAAGGCAAAAGAAAACGGTAAAAAATTTAAGGTCTACGCCGACGAAACCCGTCCACTTTTGCAAGGCGCACGACTGACGACATGGGAACTCATGCATGCCGGCATAGACGTTACACTTATATGCGACAACATGGCGGCTCATGTAATGAAATTAGGCAAGATTCAGTGTGTTATTGTGGGCGCAGACAGGATTGCGGCAAATGGCGACGCCGCAAATAAGATTGGCACATATGGCGTATCAATCCTGGCAAAAGAACATGGCATTCCTTTCTATGTCGCAGCTCCGGTATCTACATTTGACCTGAATATCACATCTGGCGATGAAATTCCCATTGAAGAACGGTCATCAGAGGAAGTTACCTGCGGGTTTGGCAAAAGAACGGCACCGGAGGGAGTAAAGGTATTCAATCCCGCCTTTGATGTAACGCCGGCAAAAAATATTACTGCGATTATTACCGAGAAAGGCGTAATAGAAAAACCTTCCACGGAAAACGTGCAAAAAATTTTAGGTAAATAA
- a CDS encoding PD-(D/E)XK nuclease family protein produces the protein MLSIKFGHYHPSLENSFVETLHTIKSEDPLSPIAVIVPTNYMLERLQERLVKKHDVSFLNVFFLNFYLLAREICRNSKNDIGHIRQEPFIYERIITKLIEQERHHIPSLKNIISPSSIARSMFHSLQDLTDANVNADDLRAVINEQLTGGADIQKLSDISRLFTLFQNTLNASGISHDSNLYRSAAKHAADSEYLRKFKYILAYGFYDLTGVEQDFFSEIFRYYPTILFLPYKKNHAVFTYVKHFYESFLLGIARDIEDLPPDDLQGFSYLMDADSETKTSLHGESMPDAPSLDNLSIINVSGKHDEIWVIAKEILKLINKGYVFGDIGIVARELGQYLNIIQEVFQENAIPFTTLDKEPIEKYPLFTMIKQLLLLDRENFYRPMVIDILESPYFNIPVPELKDVLSRQNLWDIISRTNGIHSGIRCWLSKLEQLKNAMAEPAEEDILPHNINISCDQIESLKNIVQLLSNDLLSLQEKATWSQMCQKTKLFLDKYIHIPSEDIDQEIIKRDIFIKERIFCLFDTLSILDRIDKEITYDQFADTFINACKQEGIQAGTANNKGVRVMNAMSARGIPFRILFLVGLNEKEFPRAIFEEPFLPDHTRRILSEALGNHIPEKLRGFEEERLLFYFLLNAAQERIYLLYERSDEAGKPKTPSHYIMDILQNIKGIHTRNEDKENKSPVKMNVPRSIKNKLCKEDISLLTPNEAVIRMVLEHIDPSCCINAIGGNLAAYTRSKSALQAIECFSPYLSAYDGIVSDGEHWYKNRVQKGFNPTMLETFGACPFQFFMREILQLEPLEEPEKGETISLPKLGTIYHEILDTLYCHLKEKGYFDGKAADTNPVEYLHKIANESFVKMGKQIPIPYPLLWELKKDEIVAALIHFLSWDIKQIEHTGYSPAFLEARLQLALPKGKFEDYPAIFFKGKIDRIDVKKSGQEIYFRLVDYKSGKAGTEHLLKAAVCGQKLQLPFYISMAEQFLVNTYRKEVSLPSEIIFDEASFVYIARCMNDENGERCLQKNTINNNEWAQHKEFFWATVHEILAIIRQGLFPTTGKEKNCQWCKFATLCRKGHQPSRFRLENDERLLNYRNNITNKITKIR, from the coding sequence ATGTTATCGATTAAATTTGGGCACTACCATCCCTCGCTTGAGAACTCGTTTGTAGAAACTTTGCATACCATAAAAAGCGAAGATCCCTTATCCCCCATTGCCGTTATTGTTCCCACAAACTATATGCTTGAAAGGCTTCAGGAACGTTTGGTAAAGAAACATGACGTATCGTTTCTTAACGTATTTTTTCTCAATTTCTATCTCCTGGCAAGAGAAATATGCAGGAATTCAAAAAATGATATCGGGCATATCCGGCAGGAACCTTTTATTTACGAACGGATTATCACCAAACTTATCGAACAGGAGAGGCATCATATACCTTCCTTAAAAAATATAATATCGCCATCATCCATTGCCCGCTCAATGTTTCATTCTCTGCAAGACCTCACAGACGCCAATGTTAATGCAGATGATTTAAGGGCAGTTATTAATGAGCAACTTACCGGCGGTGCTGATATTCAAAAACTGTCTGATATATCGCGGTTATTTACTCTTTTCCAAAACACGCTGAATGCATCCGGCATATCCCACGATTCAAACCTCTATCGTTCGGCGGCAAAGCACGCTGCTGATTCTGAATATCTCAGAAAATTCAAATATATACTGGCATATGGTTTCTATGATTTAACCGGCGTGGAACAGGATTTTTTCTCTGAAATATTCAGATATTATCCAACAATATTGTTTTTGCCCTACAAAAAAAATCATGCCGTTTTTACCTACGTTAAACATTTCTACGAATCATTTTTGTTGGGGATCGCACGGGACATTGAGGATCTGCCCCCAGATGATCTACAGGGGTTTTCTTATTTAATGGACGCAGACTCGGAAACAAAAACCTCTCTGCATGGAGAATCCATGCCTGACGCCCCTTCATTGGATAACCTTAGCATCATCAATGTATCCGGCAAACATGATGAAATATGGGTGATTGCAAAGGAAATACTCAAACTCATTAATAAAGGTTACGTATTTGGCGATATAGGCATTGTCGCAAGAGAACTTGGGCAATATTTAAACATTATACAGGAGGTTTTTCAGGAAAACGCAATCCCGTTTACCACACTTGACAAGGAACCGATAGAAAAGTACCCCTTATTTACCATGATAAAACAATTGCTATTGCTGGATCGCGAAAACTTTTATCGTCCTATGGTTATCGATATTCTGGAATCACCCTATTTCAATATCCCTGTTCCTGAATTAAAAGACGTCCTTTCACGGCAGAATCTCTGGGATATTATTAGCAGGACAAATGGTATCCATAGCGGTATACGCTGCTGGTTGTCAAAACTTGAACAGTTAAAGAACGCAATGGCAGAGCCAGCGGAGGAAGATATTTTGCCTCACAATATCAATATCTCCTGCGATCAGATTGAGTCGCTGAAAAATATAGTGCAGTTGTTGTCAAATGATTTGCTTTCCCTGCAGGAAAAGGCGACCTGGTCTCAAATGTGTCAAAAAACAAAACTATTTCTCGATAAATATATACACATTCCTTCTGAAGACATAGATCAGGAAATTATAAAAAGAGATATTTTTATTAAAGAAAGAATATTTTGCCTGTTTGACACATTGTCTATTCTCGATCGTATCGATAAAGAAATTACATACGATCAATTTGCAGATACTTTCATAAACGCCTGCAAGCAGGAAGGGATCCAAGCCGGGACCGCTAATAATAAAGGCGTCAGGGTTATGAACGCCATGTCTGCTCGTGGCATACCATTCCGGATACTGTTTCTTGTCGGATTGAACGAAAAGGAGTTTCCACGCGCTATTTTTGAAGAACCATTTTTGCCGGACCATACCCGAAGAATACTATCCGAAGCGCTTGGGAATCATATTCCTGAAAAACTAAGGGGTTTTGAGGAGGAACGTTTGTTATTTTATTTCCTGCTCAATGCCGCGCAGGAAAGGATTTATCTTCTTTATGAACGTTCAGATGAGGCGGGAAAACCCAAAACCCCTTCCCACTACATAATGGACATCCTTCAAAATATAAAAGGAATACATACCCGCAATGAGGATAAAGAAAACAAGTCTCCTGTAAAAATGAACGTTCCCCGCAGCATAAAAAATAAATTATGCAAAGAAGATATATCGCTGCTTACACCCAATGAGGCCGTGATCCGTATGGTGCTGGAACATATAGACCCCTCATGTTGCATTAATGCAATCGGTGGCAACCTGGCAGCCTATACACGTTCCAAATCAGCGTTGCAGGCTATAGAATGTTTTAGCCCCTATCTCTCAGCATATGATGGTATTGTTTCCGATGGGGAACATTGGTACAAAAATCGTGTACAAAAAGGTTTTAATCCTACGATGCTTGAAACGTTTGGCGCATGCCCATTCCAATTTTTTATGAGAGAAATACTGCAACTGGAACCGTTGGAAGAGCCGGAAAAGGGTGAAACCATATCATTGCCCAAACTGGGCACTATCTATCATGAGATATTAGACACATTATATTGCCATTTAAAAGAAAAGGGATATTTCGATGGGAAAGCCGCCGATACAAATCCAGTTGAATACCTGCATAAAATTGCAAATGAATCATTTGTGAAAATGGGAAAACAAATACCAATTCCCTATCCGCTACTATGGGAACTCAAAAAGGATGAAATAGTCGCCGCTTTAATACATTTCCTGTCATGGGATATTAAACAAATTGAACACACGGGTTATAGCCCTGCTTTTTTGGAAGCAAGGTTACAATTAGCATTGCCAAAAGGCAAATTTGAAGACTATCCGGCAATTTTTTTTAAAGGAAAGATTGACAGAATAGATGTTAAAAAAAGCGGACAGGAAATATATTTCCGGCTGGTGGATTACAAATCCGGAAAGGCAGGCACTGAACATTTATTAAAAGCGGCCGTGTGCGGACAAAAATTGCAACTGCCATTTTACATATCAATGGCAGAACAGTTCCTGGTAAATACCTATAGAAAGGAGGTTTCTCTTCCCTCTGAAATAATATTCGACGAGGCTTCATTCGTTTATATTGCGCGCTGCATGAATGATGAAAATGGAGAAAGATGCCTGCAAAAAAATACCATAAATAACAATGAATGGGCACAGCATAAAGAATTTTTCTGGGCAACCGTCCATGAAATCCTGGCTATCATTCGCCAGGGATTGTTCCCCACCACGGGAAAAGAAAAAAACTGTCAGTGGTGTAAATTCGCTACCCTATGCAGAAAGGGACACCAACCTTCCCGCTTCAGGCTGGAAAACGATGAAAGGTTGCTGAACTACAGAAATAATATTACTAATAAAATTACAAAAATCAGATAA
- the gatB gene encoding Asp-tRNA(Asn)/Glu-tRNA(Gln) amidotransferase subunit GatB: protein MAYEVVIGLETHAELSTVTKLFCGCNAKFGAEPNTQICPICLGMPGVLPVVNKKAFEYALKAAIALNCTINRYTNFDRKSYYYPDLPKNYQISQNYYNLGVDGFIVIEVNNAIQKIRVHNVHLEEEAGKLIHPEEAGADYSLIDFNRAGVPLLEIVSYPDMRNIVEVESYMQTLRKIIFYTGISDCKMQEGSLRFEASISLRKNGEKKLGNRVEIKNLNSMKSVLKAIEYETSRQRELLNRGEMIERETRLWDEIRGRSVRMRSKEEAQDYRYFPEPDLLPFVIDEKWICSIKDTIPELPLERKQRFVASFQLSNYDADLLTEDKMLSDFFEECVKVVNLPKALCNWIINDLLREVKEKRLDIASLKMKPEQLASLVGMIDDGTISNTIAKEVFSEMIDTGKEPKTIIEEKKLAQISDEWQIIEIVDKVIVSHPNAIEDYKKGKKNAIAFIIGQVMKESKGMANPKIVNEILKNKLKGLD from the coding sequence ATGGCTTACGAGGTTGTTATAGGACTAGAGACCCATGCTGAATTGTCTACAGTCACAAAATTGTTTTGTGGTTGTAATGCAAAGTTTGGCGCTGAGCCCAATACACAAATATGTCCAATTTGTTTAGGAATGCCTGGTGTTTTGCCGGTCGTAAACAAAAAAGCCTTTGAGTATGCATTAAAGGCTGCTATAGCACTGAATTGCACTATTAACCGATACACGAATTTTGATAGAAAGAGTTATTATTATCCGGACTTACCCAAAAACTATCAGATTTCACAAAATTATTATAATTTAGGTGTTGATGGATTTATCGTTATTGAAGTGAACAATGCCATTCAGAAAATCAGGGTACATAATGTTCATCTGGAAGAAGAAGCCGGTAAGCTTATACACCCTGAAGAAGCAGGTGCAGATTATAGCCTTATCGATTTTAACAGAGCTGGAGTTCCTTTGTTGGAAATTGTTTCATACCCGGACATGAGAAATATAGTTGAAGTAGAAAGCTATATGCAGACATTAAGAAAAATAATTTTTTATACAGGCATATCTGATTGTAAGATGCAGGAGGGATCACTTAGATTTGAGGCAAGCATTTCATTGAGAAAAAATGGTGAAAAAAAATTGGGTAATAGGGTGGAAATTAAAAACCTAAACTCAATGAAATCTGTATTAAAGGCGATTGAATATGAAACATCAAGGCAGCGCGAATTACTGAATCGTGGTGAAATGATAGAGCGGGAAACGCGATTATGGGACGAAATACGCGGGAGAAGCGTAAGAATGCGTTCAAAAGAAGAAGCGCAGGATTACCGCTATTTTCCCGAGCCGGATTTATTACCGTTTGTGATAGATGAAAAATGGATATGTTCGATAAAAGATACTATTCCGGAACTTCCTCTTGAAAGAAAACAGAGGTTTGTAGCGTCTTTTCAATTATCCAATTACGACGCTGATTTGTTGACTGAGGATAAAATGCTTTCAGATTTTTTCGAGGAATGTGTGAAGGTTGTAAATCTCCCTAAAGCATTATGTAATTGGATAATAAATGATTTGTTAAGGGAAGTAAAAGAGAAACGGTTGGATATTGCTTCGCTGAAAATGAAACCGGAGCAATTAGCATCTCTCGTGGGAATGATTGATGATGGCACAATAAGCAATACAATTGCCAAAGAAGTGTTTTCTGAAATGATTGACACGGGAAAAGAACCAAAAACAATTATCGAAGAAAAAAAACTGGCGCAAATTAGTGATGAGTGGCAGATAATTGAAATAGTAGATAAGGTTATTGTTTCTCATCCAAATGCGATAGAAGATTATAAAAAGGGTAAAAAGAATGCTATTGCCTTTATCATTGGACAAGTTATGAAAGAATCAAAGGGAATGGCAAACCCAAAAATAGTGAATGAAATCTTGAAGAATAAATTGAAAGGTTTGGACTAA
- a CDS encoding TonB-dependent receptor plug domain-containing protein, with product MRAFILVVIFLLISYYTHSAEAENDPSLFHPYTDTQNPADTPLLDLLSMTIEDLIDIDVATVYAASKYKQKVTEAPLSLSASIVTADDIKKYGYRTLTNILRSIRGFYVNYDRNYSYLGSRGFSRLGDYNSRYLIMVDGFRLNDAVYDTASIWTEFVLDVDLIDRVMVLRCSFPPLIMIATAEAACTTEKMILK from the coding sequence ATGAGAGCCTTCATATTAGTTGTTATCTTTCTGTTAATATCATATTACACACACAGCGCAGAAGCAGAAAATGATCCTTCTCTGTTTCACCCGTATACAGACACCCAAAATCCAGCCGATACCCCATTACTCGATTTACTAAGCATGACCATCGAAGACCTTATAGACATAGATGTTGCTACCGTTTATGCCGCATCCAAATACAAACAGAAGGTTACTGAAGCCCCGTTATCTTTATCCGCCAGCATTGTCACTGCCGATGATATAAAGAAATACGGATACCGCACACTTACGAATATCTTGAGAAGTATAAGGGGTTTTTATGTGAATTATGACCGCAATTATTCTTATCTTGGCTCAAGGGGTTTTTCGCGTCTGGGCGATTACAATTCGCGATATCTTATCATGGTGGACGGGTTTCGCCTCAATGACGCTGTTTACGATACGGCATCCATCTGGACGGAATTCGTTCTGGATGTTGACCTCATTGACCGTGTTATGGTATTGAGATGCTCATTTCCGCCTCTTATTATGATAGCAACGGCAGAAGCCGCCTGTACTACAGAGAAAATGATATTGAAGTAG
- the gatC gene encoding Asp-tRNA(Asn)/Glu-tRNA(Gln) amidotransferase subunit GatC, whose translation MNISNKDIEYVASLSKFELSDDEKKIFTSQLREVLLYIEKLNKLNTENIAPLIHPFNITNIFREDTLEESIRREKALSLAPATEGFFFKVPKVLE comes from the coding sequence ATGAATATTAGTAATAAAGACATCGAATATGTTGCATCATTATCAAAATTTGAGCTTAGTGACGATGAAAAGAAAATATTTACAAGTCAGTTGCGAGAAGTGCTGTTGTATATAGAAAAATTAAATAAACTTAATACCGAAAATATTGCGCCGTTAATTCACCCTTTCAATATTACCAATATATTTAGAGAAGATACGTTGGAAGAATCAATCAGACGGGAAAAAGCCCTCTCCTTGGCACCTGCTACTGAGGGTTTTTTTTTTAAAGTACCAAAAGTACTGGAATAA
- the gatA gene encoding Asp-tRNA(Asn)/Glu-tRNA(Gln) amidotransferase subunit GatA has translation MKFLSFTALQIKRKILSEEIRATDIVNMLFERIFKIDSNIQSFLTLDEENAFKKAKEIDKKVANHESVGLLAGIPIAVKDNICTKDLTTTCASKILKTFIPPYDAFVVKRLKEEDSIIIGKTNLDEFAMGSSTENSSYKITRNPYNQNFVPGGSSGGSSAAVSADLAFMALGSETGGSIRQPAALCGVVGLKPTYGRVSRFGLVAFSSSLDQIGPITKDVSDAALLLSVIAGKDKNDTTCADINVPDYLNGIGGGVKGIKIGIPREYFAEGLDADVRTAVDNSLKIYERLGAKLVEVSLPHTEYAVAVYYIVANAEASSNLSRFDGVRYGFRANNIKGIDEMYCRSRSEGFGNEVKRRVMLGNYALSSGYYEAYYLKASKVRNLIKKDFDTVFEKVDCIVCPTSPVPAFKIAERIDNPLEMYLSDIYTIPANLSGIPSISIPCGFSKEGLPIGLQILTNYFEEAKMLQIAYSFERDTDFHLIEPKL, from the coding sequence TTGAAATTTTTAAGTTTTACCGCACTTCAAATAAAACGGAAAATATTATCAGAAGAAATTCGGGCAACGGACATAGTTAATATGTTGTTTGAACGGATTTTTAAGATCGATTCAAATATACAGTCATTTCTTACATTAGATGAAGAAAACGCATTTAAAAAGGCTAAGGAAATTGACAAGAAGGTTGCAAACCATGAGAGTGTAGGTTTGCTCGCGGGTATCCCCATTGCCGTTAAAGATAATATTTGTACAAAAGATTTAACTACTACGTGTGCCTCTAAGATTCTCAAAACTTTTATCCCACCGTACGATGCCTTTGTTGTTAAACGGTTAAAAGAAGAAGATTCCATTATAATTGGCAAAACCAATTTGGATGAATTCGCAATGGGTTCTTCAACCGAAAACTCCAGCTATAAAATTACTCGCAATCCTTATAATCAAAATTTTGTGCCAGGCGGATCAAGCGGTGGTTCCTCAGCAGCAGTGTCCGCAGATCTTGCATTTATGGCATTGGGTTCTGAAACTGGTGGTTCAATAAGACAGCCTGCGGCTTTGTGTGGAGTTGTTGGATTAAAACCAACTTACGGAAGGGTATCTCGATTTGGTTTAGTTGCATTTAGTTCTTCTCTTGATCAAATTGGCCCTATCACTAAGGATGTAAGTGATGCTGCATTGCTTTTGAGTGTAATTGCAGGTAAAGATAAGAATGATACTACGTGTGCTGATATAAATGTCCCTGATTATCTAAATGGAATTGGTGGTGGTGTAAAAGGCATTAAAATTGGCATTCCGCGTGAATATTTTGCAGAGGGTTTGGATGCTGATGTTCGTACGGCAGTAGATAACTCTTTAAAAATTTACGAAAGACTTGGGGCTAAGCTTGTAGAGGTATCTTTGCCCCATACTGAATATGCAGTTGCTGTTTATTATATAGTGGCAAATGCAGAGGCAAGCTCTAACTTATCGCGATTTGACGGTGTAAGGTATGGTTTTCGTGCAAACAATATAAAAGGCATTGATGAAATGTATTGCCGGTCCCGTTCGGAAGGATTTGGTAATGAAGTGAAACGGCGTGTTATGCTCGGCAACTATGCATTAAGTTCAGGTTATTATGAGGCTTATTATTTAAAAGCTTCAAAAGTGAGGAATTTAATAAAAAAAGATTTTGACACGGTCTTTGAAAAAGTTGATTGCATTGTTTGCCCCACCTCCCCTGTTCCTGCATTTAAGATCGCAGAACGTATTGACAATCCCTTAGAGATGTATCTTTCTGACATTTATACCATTCCCGCAAACTTGTCCGGCATTCCAAGCATTTCGATTCCTTGTGGATTTTCTAAAGAAGGTTTGCCGATTGGTTTGCAGATACTCACCAATTACTTCGAAGAAGCTAAAATGTTACAAATTGCATATTCTTTTGAAAGAGATACTGACTTTCATTTGATTGAACCCAAATTGTAA
- the rpmB gene encoding 50S ribosomal protein L28 has protein sequence MSVRNFCRKGIFMSRVCEICKKKTVAGNQIETRGLAKWKGGVGKKITGKTKRKFKPNIQKVKALIDNKTVKRIKVCTRCISAGKVIKAL, from the coding sequence ATGTCAGTAAGAAATTTTTGTAGAAAGGGTATTTTTATGTCTAGGGTTTGTGAGATATGCAAAAAAAAGACAGTAGCGGGCAATCAGATTGAAACTAGAGGTTTGGCAAAGTGGAAAGGTGGCGTAGGTAAAAAAATTACAGGGAAGACAAAACGAAAGTTTAAGCCGAATATACAAAAGGTAAAAGCACTGATTGATAACAAAACTGTGAAAAGAATAAAAGTTTGTACGAGGTGCATTAGTGCTGGAAAAGTAATAAAAGCATTATAA
- a CDS encoding diguanylate cyclase, whose product MRLRSPYYGEMAIGMVLMIKKEKGFWDDRDMRKLLLVYAGLASSALYRVRLMEFTKHAAITDALTDVYNRRFFEDMFEKQLALTISIGVSSFPSHETECSALLRSADKALYRAKEKSRDKVEVSYVID is encoded by the coding sequence ATGCGTTTACGTTCCCCTTACTATGGGGAAATGGCGATAGGCATGGTGCTGATGATAAAGAAAGAAAAGGGATTTTGGGATGACAGGGATATGCGAAAACTTCTATTGGTTTATGCAGGATTGGCATCATCTGCGCTTTACAGGGTCAGGCTTATGGAGTTCACCAAACATGCCGCAATAACAGACGCGCTAACCGACGTATACAACAGGAGGTTTTTTGAAGATATGTTTGAAAAACAACTTGCGTTGACGATAAGCATCGGGGTTTCCTCTTTTCCGTCGCATGAAACTGAATGCAGTGCTTTGTTGCGATCTGCTGACAAGGCATTGTACAGGGCAAAAGAAAAAAGCAGAGACAAGGTTGAGGTATCATATGTTATCGATTAA
- a CDS encoding 2-hydroxyacyl-CoA dehydratase subunit D, giving the protein MSLILKLKEWATSLMQRHSQLLIREGLRLYKIYLFFFRNKKIGGFRSLQVQIHVGVKHLFNVYAHPDRTIWTTMFVPSEILFAMGLYPFCLEIGAALFAGIGQSSRGLIEAESRGVSTDICTFHRAAIGHAYRNIFPRNILQVATSTLCDNNTKTAKLCECLTGKDTIVIDIPYEEDEYSVQYLAKQLEDLVKYLEKTTGRKMRHEALERAFEYSNKTREKILEINELRKDPLCPLKGSSALGFMFPTYLLIGSGLALEFYSSLANELREKIAENKTKSPKIPPTNQIKILWLELKPYFNVDFLQNLEEKENVKIVFEETNYVYWDKLDVQKPYESLARKHIMNTYNGPLERRIEVAKMLAREYDVDGVVVFSSWGCRRNNAAVPTIKKELNKIGYPFLSLDGDCVDDKNYMPGQFSTRIEGFLEMIRGRRASAAQRETCTIS; this is encoded by the coding sequence ATGTCATTAATTTTAAAACTAAAGGAATGGGCAACCTCGCTCATGCAGCGACACTCACAGTTGCTTATCAGAGAAGGATTGCGGCTTTATAAGATATACCTCTTTTTCTTCCGCAACAAGAAAATCGGTGGGTTCCGCTCGCTGCAAGTGCAGATACACGTCGGGGTAAAACATCTTTTTAACGTGTATGCGCATCCTGACCGGACTATATGGACAACCATGTTTGTCCCCTCGGAAATATTGTTTGCCATGGGGCTTTATCCCTTTTGCCTTGAGATCGGAGCTGCCCTTTTTGCCGGAATAGGCCAAAGTTCCCGCGGCCTTATAGAAGCTGAATCACGAGGAGTTTCCACTGATATCTGCACCTTTCACCGCGCTGCAATCGGCCATGCATATAGAAACATTTTTCCGAGGAATATTCTACAGGTCGCCACGTCAACACTCTGTGACAACAATACCAAAACAGCAAAACTGTGTGAATGTCTGACGGGAAAGGACACGATCGTGATAGACATCCCTTACGAAGAAGATGAATATTCCGTTCAATACCTTGCCAAACAACTGGAAGATCTCGTCAAATATCTGGAAAAAACAACAGGGAGAAAGATGAGGCATGAAGCATTAGAACGAGCCTTTGAATACTCAAACAAAACACGGGAAAAGATTCTTGAAATCAACGAATTAAGAAAAGATCCTCTTTGCCCTCTGAAAGGCAGCAGTGCCTTAGGGTTTATGTTTCCCACCTATCTGCTTATCGGTTCCGGATTAGCCCTGGAATTTTATTCCAGTTTGGCGAATGAATTGCGCGAAAAGATTGCAGAAAATAAGACAAAATCCCCAAAAATCCCGCCCACAAATCAAATCAAAATTCTCTGGCTGGAATTAAAACCCTATTTCAATGTGGATTTCCTGCAAAATCTTGAAGAAAAAGAGAATGTTAAAATTGTCTTTGAAGAAACAAACTATGTTTACTGGGATAAGCTTGATGTGCAAAAACCATACGAAAGCCTTGCCAGAAAACATATCATGAATACGTATAACGGTCCGTTGGAACGGCGCATAGAAGTAGCAAAAATGCTAGCCCGTGAGTACGATGTTGACGGCGTTGTTGTATTTTCTTCATGGGGATGCAGAAGAAATAATGCAGCCGTACCCACTATTAAGAAAGAACTCAACAAAATAGGCTACCCCTTTCTCAGTCTCGATGGTGATTGCGTAGACGATAAAAACTACATGCCTGGACAGTTTTCTACAAGGATTGAAGGTTTCCTGGAAATGATACGTGGAAGAAGAGCGTCTGCCGCTCAACGTGAAACGTGTACTATTTCTTGA
- a CDS encoding Fur family transcriptional regulator produces MDSEEEKFIEFLYSRGLKYTTERKSVFTHVFESHKHFEADELLVDLRLNGYKVSKATIYRSLALLVESGLLREVISGERHTHYEHVHGQEHHDHLVCDNCGKIIEFFEKKIENLQVAVCKKNKFVPKSHRLQIQGLCEDCFKKPDEKLCQ; encoded by the coding sequence ATGGATTCAGAGGAAGAGAAGTTCATTGAATTTCTTTATTCTCGAGGTTTAAAATATACAACAGAACGAAAGTCTGTTTTTACTCATGTGTTTGAAAGCCATAAACACTTTGAAGCAGATGAGTTGTTAGTGGATTTGAGGCTGAATGGTTATAAAGTATCAAAAGCGACGATTTATCGTTCTCTTGCTCTGCTTGTCGAAAGTGGGTTGTTAAGAGAAGTTATATCTGGCGAGAGGCACACGCATTATGAGCATGTTCATGGACAAGAACATCATGATCATTTAGTCTGTGATAACTGTGGTAAGATTATAGAATTTTTTGAAAAAAAAATTGAAAATCTACAAGTTGCTGTGTGTAAAAAAAATAAATTTGTTCCAAAATCACATCGGTTACAAATTCAAGGACTGTGTGAAGATTGTTTTAAAAAACCTGACGAAAAGTTATGTCAGTAA